From the genome of Streptomyces sp. NBC_01304:
GCGGGCGACGACGGTTGTGTGCATTCCGTTCCGTGGTTCACGGCGCGGCTCGGCGGGGCGCTGGGTGAACTGTCGGTTTCACGGCGAGATATGCCGCTGACCGACGTACTGAGTACGGCCATCTCCCGCACGGCGGACGCCCACCGGGACACCTGTGACCTTTCTCACCAGCGAACTCCGCAGGCGACTGCGGTCGTCGTGCGCTGGGACACGGACCGGGTCGAGCATCTGGTCCTGTCCGACTCGGCACTGCTGATCGAGGCCCCGGACGGCACGGTGAGCGCAGTCCTGGACCGCCGCCTGGACGAACTCCCGTCCGAGGTGCGGGCCTTCCGCGACCGGGTACGGGCGCTGCCGCGCGGCTCGGCGGAGCGGGCGGCGCTGGGCCGCGAGTACGGCGCCGCGGTCGAGGCGCTACGCAACGCCGAGGGCGGCTTCTACACGGCGGCGGCCGACCCTTCGGTCGCGGAACGCGCGGTGACGGGCGAGCTGCGCCGCTCGGAGGTCCGCTCGCTCGCGGCCCTCACGGACGGGGTGACCCGCTGGGTCGAGACCTTCCGCGAGGGCGACTGGCCGGAGTGCTTCGCCGTCCTCCGTAAGGAGGGCCCCCAGGCCCTGATCGACCGCGTCCGGACCCTGGAGCGAACGGACCCGGAGGGCGCCACCTTCCCGCGCGGCAAGCCCCACGACGACGCAGCGGCGGCGCTCGTCGAGCTGTAGGGGGCTACTGGGGCGAAAGGGTCAGCAATAAGGGGCATTTCGGTCGCGTATACGCCCCTTTTCCCCCACGAGCACCCGCCCGGCCCGCGGCCCTGGCCCCCGCCCGGTCCCGGCCCGCCCCGGCCCCGCTCCAGTCCGCCCCGCCCGGCCCCGCTCCAGCCCGCCCCGCCCCCCCCTCAGCTCTCCGAGCGCGCGTTCAGCTGGCCGAGGAGGCGGGCCAGCTCCGCCACCTCGCTGCGGTCCCAGCCCGCGAGCCGCTGCACGTACTGGCCGCGGCGGGCGTCCCGGACGACGCGGTAGCGGGCCCGGCCCTCCTCCGTGAGGTGCAGCAGGGAGGCGCGGCCGTCCAGCGGGTCCGGGGTGCGCGCGACCAGGCCCAACTCCTCCAGGGCGCGCAGCTGTCGGCTCATCGTCGCTTTGCCGACTCCGATGTACGCGGCGAGCTCGGTGGCCCGCTGCGGGCCGGCCTCCTCCAGGCGTACGAGCAGGCCGTATGCGGCGGGTTCGAGTTCGGGGTGGACCTCCCTGGCCATCTCGCCGGACGAGGCGCGGGCGCGGCGCAGAAAGACCGTCAACTCCCGCTCCAGGGCGAGGAATTCGTGGTCCACACCACTTCCCGGCTCCGGGTGATCCCCCGGGGCCCCTTCGCTCTCGTGCACGTCAGCACCCATTCGACGCTTTCCCGATCCTGAAAGTTTCTTTCAGCGGCGGCCATTGCCGCAGCTGGGCCAGTATTTCGCAGGAGTAGACCAACGGCAGCCCCAAGGCCCCCTTCCCTACCCCTCTTCTACGTGCGTAGCTTCATTACTGCACCGGATGACATGCCCACACCAGGGATCTGAGCCAAAGATCTGCACCAGCGACATGAGGGCATGTCCGTATGTCGACAGGTTCCCCCCAAGTGCATCACCCAGTGCACCACCGAGGCCTTCGGAGGCACGCAATGCCCGTGCACAGACCCGGATCCGGACCACGCCGCTCGCGCCTCACCGCGGTCGGCATTCTGCTCGCCGCCCTCTCGCTCCTCGTCTCCCTCCCCACCAGCGCCCAGGCCGCCGACGCGCCCACCCGCGGCTCGGCCCGCATGGGCATGGGCGTCGTCGGCCACGACGGCCAGGGCCAGCTGCCGCCCGCCGACCCCAACGCCGTCCAGACCGAGGGCGTCGACGTCTCCAGCCACCAGGGCAACGTCAACTGGTCCGGCCTCTGGTCCAGCGGCGTGAAGTGGGCCTACGTCAAGGCCACCGAGGGGACGTACTACAAGAACCCCTACTTCGCCCAGCAGTACAACGGCTCGTACAACGTCGGCATGATCCGCGGCTCGTACCACTTCGCGACCCCCGACACCACGAGCGGTGCCACCCAGGCGGACTACTTCGTCAACAACGGCGGCGGCTGGTCGCGTGACGGCAAGACGCTGCCCGGCGCGCTGGACATCGAGTGGAACCCGTACGGGGCGCAGTGCTTCGGCAAGAGCCAGTCGGCGATGGTCACTTGGATCAGGGACTTCCTGAACCGCTACAAGGCCCGCACCGGGCGCGACGCGGTGATCTACACGGCCACCAGCTGGTGGAAGGACTGCACCGGCAACTACGGCGGCTTCGGTGCCACCAACCCGCTGTGGATCGCCCGCTACAACACGACGCCCGGTGAACTCCCGGCCGGCTGGGGCTTCCAGACGATCTGGCAGTACACGTCGTCCGGCCCGATCGTCGGCGACCACAACAAGTTCAACGGCGCCCTCGACCGCGTGGTGGCCCTCGCCAACGGCTGACGTCCACCGCCGCCCTCAGGACGTGTGCGTACGCATCCGGCTGTGTGCGCGTACGAAACGGCCCTCCCCCTCGTCGGTCGAGGGGGAGGGCCGTCCGCTCCTGATCGCGCCCGTCACGCCGCGATCGGGACCTTGGGGCTCGCCCCGTTGGTCGCCGGGGCGAGGGCCAGTTCGAGGACCTGGCGGACGTCGGTCACCGGGTGGACCTCCAGCTTCTGAAGGACCTCGGCCGGTACGTCGTCCAGGTCGGCCTCGTTCCGCTTCGGGATGATCACCGTGGTGACGCCCGCCCGGTGCGCGGCGAGCAGCTTCTGCTTGACGCCGCCGATGGGCAGGACGCGTCCCGTCAGCGACACCTCGCCGGTCATGGCCACGTCCGTGCGGACGAGGCGGCCGGAGAGCAGCGAGGCCAGGGCGGTCGTCAGCGTGATGCCCGCGCTCGGGCCGTCCTTCGGCACCGCGCCCGCCGGGAAGTGGATGTGCACGCCCCGGTCCTTCAAGTCGGTGACGGGGAGCTCGAGTTCGGCTCCGTGCGCCCGCAGGAAGGACACCGCGATCTGCGCGGACTCCTTCATCACGTCGCCGAGCTGGCCGGTGAGGGTCAGTCCGGCCGCGCCCGTCTCCGGGTCGGCGAGCGAGGCCTCGACGAAGAGGACGTCGCCGCCCGCGCCGGTCACGGCCAGACCCGTCGCGACACCCGGTACCGCGGTGCGCCGCTCGGCCGGGTCCTGGGCCGACTCCGGGACGTGGTGCGGGCGCCCGATGAGACCGCGCAGATCCTCGTCCTTGATGGTGAACGGCAGCCCCCGCTCGCCGAGTTCGTGCTGCGCCGCGACCTTGCGCAGCAACCGGGCGACCGACCGCTCCAGGTTGCGGACGCCCGCCTCCCGGGTGTACTCCCCGGCGAGCTTGCGCAGCGCGCTCTCGTCGAGCGTCACCTCGTCCTTTTCGAGACCGGCCCGCTCCAGCTGGCGCGGGAGCAGGTGGTCGCGGGCGATGACGACCTTCTCGTCCTCGGTGTAGCCGTCGAGGCGGACCAGCTCCATGCGGTCGAGCAGGGCCTCCGGGATGGCCTCCAGGACGTTGGCCGTGGCGAGGAACACCACGTCGGAGAGGTCGAGTTCGACCTCCAGGTAGTGGTCGCGGAAGGTGTGGTTCTGGGCGGGGTCGAGGACTTCGAGGAGGGCTGCGGCCGGGTCGCCGCGGAAGTCGGAGCCCACCTTGTCGATCTCGTCGAGGAGGACGACCGGGTTCATCGAGCCGGCCTCCTTGATGGCGCGGACGATGCGTCCGGGCAGGGCGCCGACGTACGTACGCCGGTGGCCGCGGATCTCCGCCTCGTCGCGTACGCCGCCGAGTGCGACGCGCACGAACTTGCGGCCCATGGCGTGCGCGACGGACTCGCCGAGGCTGGTCTTGCCGACGCCGGGCGGGCCGACGAGCGCGAGCACCGCTCCCCCACGACGGCCGCCGACCACGCCGAGACCGCGCTCGGAGCGGCGCTTGCGTACGGCCAGGTACTCGGTGATGCGCTCCTTCACGTCGTCCAGGCCGGCGTGCTCGGCGTCGAGGATCGCCTTGGCGCCCTGGATGTCGTACTGGTCCTCCGTCGTCTCGCTCCACGGGAGTTCGAGGACGGTGTCCAGCCAGGTGCGGATCCAGGAGCCCTCGGGCGACTGGTCGCTGGACCGCTCCAGCTTGTCGACCTCCTTGAGGGCGGCCTCGCGGACCTTCTCGGGCAGGTCGGCGGCCTCGACGCGGGCCCGGTAGTCGTCGGACTCCTCGCCCTCCTGCTCGCCGTTGATCTCGCGCAGTTCCTTGCGTACGGCATCCAGCTGGCGCCTGAGCAGGAACTCGCGCTGCTGCTTGTCGACGCCCTCCTGGACGTCCTTGGCGATGGACTCGGCGACGTCCTGCTCGGCGAGGTGCTCGCTCAGCCACTGGATGGCGAGCTTGAGGCGGGCCACCGGGTCTGCGGTCTCCAGGAGTTCGATCTTCTGGTCGACGGTCAGGAACGGCGAGTAGCCGGAGTTGTCGGCCAGGGCCGACACGTCTTCGATCTGCTGTACGCGGTCGACGACCTGCCAGGCGCCGCGCTTGCGCAGCCAGCTGGTGGCAAGTGCCTTGTAGTCCTTGACCAGTTCGGTCACCGAGCCGGGCAGCGGGTCGGGCACGGGCTCGTCGACTTCGAGGCCCTCGACCCACAGGGCGGCGCCCGGACCGGTGGTGCCCGCGCCGATGCTGACGCGCTTGCGGGCGCGGATCAGGGCGCCGGGGTCGCCGTCGGCCAGCCGGCCGACCTGCTCGACGGTGCCGAGCACGCCGGTCGCGGCGTACGTCCCGTCGATGCGCGGGACCAGGAGCACCTTTGGCTTCCCGGGCTCGCTGCGGGCGGCGGCCTGGGCGGCCTCCACCGCGGCGCGTACATCGGGATCGTTGAGGTCGAGCGGGACCACCATTCCGGGCAGCACGACCTCGTCGTCGAGCGGCAGCACGGGCAGGGTGAGCGATGCGGATGCGGACGTCGATGCCATGATCTCCCCTTCGGCAATCAAGTTGAGCTATGCCGACTCAATGCTTGTGAGCCTGGAGATGTTCCCCAGAGGGTGTTCGCTCTGAGCGATCAGGGGTCGCGAGGCCGCTGTCGAGAACGATGTAATGCACGCATGCCTACTTCATCCATTACACCGCTGGTCAAGTCCTGGATCGACGGCTGGGTCGTGTCCCGCGGTGCCGCCGAACCCGACGAGGAGCCCTGGGGCTGGACCGTGGCCGTCGGTAACTTCAAGGAGACGGCGCGGCATCTGATTCCCGACGGCGACGAGGCCGTCATCCGCAAGCTCGCGGTGGACTCGGCGGTGGCCGGGCGCTGGCTGAAGGTGTTCCTGCCCCAGGTGACGCTCGACCTCGCGCAGCCCGACGCGGCGGAGGAGCTGATCATGCCGTGGCTCGGCGGGGCGGAGTCGGGCTGGAGCGTGGACCTGCCCGGGTTCCTGATGACGCTCGACCTCGAACGGTCGGCCGCGGTGGCCGTGCCCGAGGGGTATCGGATGCGGGTCTGGCATCGGGGCGGGGTCGTGCGCGTGATGGTCACGGCCGCGGACGGGTCACTGGCCGCGCGGGGGCAGATCGCGGCGACGGGCGCCACGGCGGTGGCGGACCAGATCGAGACGTCGCCGCTGCACCGCCGCAAGGGGCTCGGGTCCTTGGTGATGCGGGTGCTGCAGAACGCCGCGCTAGACGCCGGGGCCTCGACCGGGATTCTGGTCGGGACGCTGGAGGGCCGGTTGATGTACGAGGCGGTGGGGTGGCGGACTCATGCGGCGATGGCGAGCGTGCAGTTCGGCTGATGAGCCCGTTCGGCCAACCCAGCCCGTCCGGCGCTTGAGGACGAGGCCGAAGGCCGTAATCCAGGCGGGGGTCCGGGGGCGGCAGCCCCCGAAGCTGTCCGTCAGGACTTTCGGGAAGGGGCGGGGAGGGGCCAAAATCCCCCCATGCACCGCGACGACCTCAGCAGCCTCGCCCACAGCGAGCACCCCATTGCTGCCCCCCTCAGCGACCAGAGGGTCGACCAACTCCTGGCCCACGCCCTCCCCCGGGGAACGGAGCGCGTACTGGACCTCGGCTGCGGCGAGGCCGAGTGGCTGATCTGGGCCGTGGCCAACCGCGAAGGCGTGCGGGCCGACGGCGTGGACCTGAGCGAGCCCGCCCTGGCCCGGGGCCGCGAGCACATCGCCCAGTCCGGCCTGGCCGACCGCATCACGCTGCACCACCAGGACGCGGCCGACTTCAACGGCGACGCCCCGTACGACCTGGTCCTCTGCGTCGGCTCCACGCACGCCTTCGGCGGCCTCCTGCCCACGCTCGAAGCCGCCCGCAAACACCTCGCGCCGGGCGGCGCCGTCCTCGTCGGCGACGGCTTCTGGGAGCGGCCCCCGACGAAGGAGACCCTCCAGGTCGGCTTCACCGAGGACGAGTACACCGACCTCGCCGGCACCGTCGAGCTCGTCGAGCGGAACGGCTGGATCCCGCTCCACGGGCATGTGAGCACCCAGGAGGAGTGGGACGACTACGAGTGGTCGTGGACCGGCTCCCTCACCCGCTGGGCCCTGGACAACCCCCAACACCCGGAGAGCGAAGAGGTGTTGGCGACCGCCAAGCAGCACCGCACCCAATGGCTCGGCGGCTACCGCGGCACGCTCGGCTTCGTCACCCTGCTGCTTCGCCAGGAGGCCCGCCCGGAGCCGCACACCCTGCTGCGCCTCACGTAGCCCGCGGCGCCAGCCGCCAGAGGGTGGTGAGCTCCGCCGCGCGGGCCTCGTGCAGCGGATCGTCCCGGTCCGCCGCCCGCCCGTGCCGGGGCCGCGTGTCCAGGCGCCCGACCACCCGCAGCCCGGCCTTGTCGATGGCGTCGCTCAGCTCCGTGGGGCCGCGCAGGCCGAGCCGTTCCGCGAGGTCCGAGATGATCAGCCAGCCCTCGCCGCCCGGTTCGAGGTGGTCGGCGAGACCGTCGAGCCAGCTGTGCAGCATGCGGCTGCCCGGGTCGTACACGGCGTGGTCGAGCGGGGTGCGCGGGCGGGCCGGCAGCCAGGGCGGGTTGCAGACGACGACATGGGCGCGGCCGGCCGGGTAGAGGTCGGCCTCCCGCACCTCGACCGGAAGCCCGAGCCGCTCCGCGTTGTCCCGGGCGCAGGCCACCGCGCGCGGGTCCAGATCGGTGGCGACGACGCGGCGCAGACCCCGGTGGGCCAGGAGCGCGGCGAGCACACCGGTGCCGGTGCCGATGTCGAAGGCCGAGTCGGCGCCGGCCGGCAGCGGGGCCTTCGCCACCAGGTCGACGTACTCGCCACGGACCGGCGAGAAGACCCCGTAGTGCGGGTGGATCCGGGCGCCCGCGCCGAGCGCCGGGATCTCGACGCCCTTGCGACGCCATTCGTACGCGCCCACGATGCCGAGCAGTTCACGCAGCGAGCCCACCACGGGCTCGTCGCCGCCCGGCCACTCCCCGTACGCCTGGACGCACGCCTCCCGGACGTCGGGCGCCTGCCGCAGGCCGATCGCCCAGTCGTCGGCGTACGGGATCAGCAGCATGCCGAGGACCCGGGACCGCCTCGCCTGCTCACGGCGCTGCAGGTGGAAGGCCTGGGCCAGGGAGTCGGACTTGGGCTGCGCAATGCCGTCGAGCTTGCGGCGCAGGGAGGTGAGCAGACGGCGCGCGGACGGGTAGTCGCCCTGCCAGAGCAGCGCGGTCCCCTCGCTGACGTGGCGATACGCGGCGGCGACGCTGATGCGGGCGCCTGCGGTGATGACGCGCTTGGGGGGCGGGGTGGCGTTCTGGGTGTACCAGCGGGCCGTGCGCCGCTCGTCGTCGGCGTCCGTCCAGTGGATCGTGTTCACGTGCGACCTCTCCCCTTCAGGGAAGCAGTATCGGTGGCGGACGGCACCGGATGCCAATTCGCCCCACGGGGCGGCTACACCTTCTGTACGCGCCTGACCTGGCCCACGTCCCTCGCCGGCCCGCCCCGCTCGCGCCGCCACCGGCGCACCAGCGGCCAGGAGGCGACCCCGATGAGCAGGGCGAACAGATGCCCCCAGTCGGCCATCGGGTCGGCGAACGCGATCAGCTCGTTCACGAGGACGAGCGCCGTGCCGCCGGCAAGCAGCAGCCGCGCCCACGGGACGAGCAGCCCGGCCAGGGAGCCGACGGCCGCCGTGACGCCGAAGCTGATGCCGTAGTCGAGGCGGTGCAGGGAGCTGTCGGGCAGATGGCCGGTCAACACCGAGAGGGCGATGGGGACTTCGGTGACCAGCGTGGTCGCGGCATGACCGAGGAGGAAGATCCCGGCGGTACGCCACCCGCCGATGCGGCGCTCCAGGGCGGTGAGGACGACCAGGAAGGCGAGGGCGTACGGGGACGTGAGTCCGCCGGCGATCCACAGCGCGCTGGCGACCATGACCAGGGCCGGGGCCTGGGCCAGGCCTTCGACGTCCGTGCTGGAGACCTGGAGCAGCCGGTCGACCAGGTGCGGGTCGGCGTACTCGGTGAACAGCGAGGTCACGGCCAGGACGAGGGCGTAGCCGAAGGTGAAGGGCGTCGCGGTGGGGGTGGGCAGCAGGCGTCGGAGGAACTGCCGCCAGGGGCGGACTTCCTCGCGCCGTGTCACGGCCCCGACCAGGTCCCGCACTACAGTCCCGCCTCCTCCACCGTGATCGACCGCAGCAAGCGGTCCAGGTACCCGCGGAACGAGCCGATCATGTCGATGGCCCGCGGATTCAGCGCCCACTGGATCTGCAACCCGTCCATCACCGCGATCATTTCCTGCGCGACGGCCCGGCAGTCGGTGTCCGCCTTCAGCTCTCCGCCGGCGACCGCGCGGCGCAGCGCCTCGGTGGTCTGGTCGATCACCCGGTCGTAGCGCGCCGTGAAGTACGCGTGCGCGGGGTGGCCCGGGTTTCCGGACTCGCCGACCAGGACGTTGAACATCTTCACCAGGCCGGGGCGCCGGGTGTTGACCTCGGCGAGCGCGAGCACGGCCGCGCAGAGCTCCCTCGCCGGATGGGTCTCGGTCGGATGGGTCTCGGTGCGGAAGATCTGCTCCACGTCATGTTCTTCGCTGCGTTCAAGAACTGAAAACAGAAGGTCTTCCTTGCTGCGGAAGTGGTGCAGCAGCCCACCTTGGGTGATCCCGACATCCTTCGCGATCCGGGCCAACGAGGAGGCGTGGAAGCCCCATTGGGCAAAGTGCTCGACGGCGGTGTCGAGGATCCGGGCGCGTCGCTCATCGCCCACCGCATAGGTGCCTCTAGCTGCGGTTTTCTGGGACTTAGGGCCCTGGCTCTGCGACATGTGAGCCACTTTAATCGCCCCCACCGGGGCACTGCCGGGGAGGCTGCGGGCCCGTGATCCAGGCCACAAAACCAAAACCTAGTACCTACGCGGTTTTCGTGTTTAACCTTTGGACACAGGAGCGGCGACGAAGCCGCCCCCGTCCCCGACAGGAGGCCGCCATGGCCCTGGTCCACGACGCCCCGCCCGGCGCGGCCGCATCCCCGAGTGCCGGCGCCCCGGGGACCGAGCCGCACGGCGCCCCGCAGCCGCCGAACGCCCCCGGCAAGCTGATCTTCGGTCTCGTCGCCGCTCAACTCGGCGTCTGCATCGCGGTCTTCACCCCGATCATCGTGACCCTGCAGGTGCGGGTCGCCCAGATCGCCCCGGAGGCGGAGCGCAACGCGGCCCTGGCCAAGGTCCTCTCCGTCGGCGCCCTCCTCGCGCTCATCGGCAACCCGCTCTTCGGCGCCCTGTCCGACCGCACCACCAGCCGCTTCGGCCGCCGCCGCCCCTGGCTGATCGGCGGCTCGCTGGTCGCCCTCGGCGGACTGACGATCGTGGGCCTCGCGAACAGCGTGACGATGCTCCTGATCGGCTGGGCCATCGCGCAGGTCGGCTGCAACGCCGCGCTCTGCATGGTCACGGCCTGCATCCCGGACCTGATCCCCGACCACCAGCGCGGCCGCGTCTCCGGCCTGGTCGGCATGATGCTGTCGGTCTCGATGGTCTGCGGCACCTTCCTCGCGAAGGTCTTCAGCGGCAACATCGCGGTGGCCTTCATCGTCCCGGCCCTGATCGGCGTCGTCGGCGCCTGCGTCCTGGCCGCCGTGATGCGGGACCGCCCGGCCCGGCCCGGCGCCTTCGCCCCGTACAGCTTCAAGGAGTTCCTGCGCAGTTTCTGGGTCAACCCCCGCAAGCACAGCGACTACGCCTGGAACTTCGTCAGCCGCTTCCTGGTCTTCATCGGCATCGCCTGTGTCACCAGCTACCAGGTGTACTTCCTGATGGACAAGCTCGGCGTCGCCGAGGGCGATGTGGCGTCGAGGATGTTCACCACCACCCTGGTGACGGTCGGCGGAGTGGTCGCCGGCTCGCTGCTCGGCGGCTTCCTCTCCGACAACGCGGGCCGCCGCAAACCGTTCGTCCTGGCCTCCGCGGCCGTCATCGGCGTCGGCCTCGTCCTGATCGCGACGGCCGGCTCCTTCAACGCCTTCCTGCTCGCGGTCGCCGTCTTCGGCTTCGGCGAGGGCCTCTACCTCGCGGTGGACGTGGCGCTCGCGGCGGCGGTGCTGCCCGACCCGGAGACCACCGCCAAGGACATGGGCGTACTCAACATCGCCAACGCACTCCCCCAGTCCCTCGTCCCGATGATGGCCCCTCTCCTGCTCGGCATCGGCGGCGGCACCCAGAACTACGGCGCGCTGTTCCTCTTCGGCGGCATCGCGGCGGCGGTCGGCGCGGTCCTGGTCCAGCTGATCCGCTCGGTCAAGTAGCCCTCCCCTCCCATGACTTCAGGAGTACGCACCCCATGAGCGACACCCGCGACACCGCCCCCGCCTACAAGGACGCCGCCCTCCCCGTCGACGTACGCGTCGAGGACCTCCTGGCCCGGATGACCCTGGAGGAGAAGGCCGGGCAGATGTTCCACGGCATGCTGATGATGAACCCGGACGGCACGCCCGTCATGGAGACCGACGGCTCGATGCTGCCGTACGCGACCCCCGAGCTCATCGAGGACAAGAAGCTCACGCACTTCAACCTCCTCGGTACGTACGGCGCCCGCGAGATGGCCCAGTGGCACAACGCCGTCCAGGAGATGGCGGCCGCGACCCGCCTCGGCATCCCGGTCACGCTCTCCACCGACCCCCGCCACTCCTTCACGGACAACGTCGGCGCCTCCTTCAACGCCGGTGCCTTCTCCGCCTGGCCCGAGCCGCTCGGCATGGCGGCGATCGGCGACCCCGAGCTGGTGCACCGCTTCGCGGACACGGTGCGCCGCGAGTACCTGGCGGTCGGCTTCCGCCTGGCGCTTCATCCCCAGATCGACCTGGCGACAGAGCCCCGCTGGTCCCGGCAGACCGGAACCTTCGGCTCCGACGCGAAACTGACCGGCGAACTGGCGGCGGCGTACATCCGCGGCCTGCAGGGCGACGAGCTCGGCACCCACTCGGTGTCCGCGATGGTCAAGCACTTCCCCGGCGGCGGCCCGCAGAAGGACGGCGAGGACCCGCACTTCCCGCACGGCAAGGAGCAGGTGTACCCCGGCGGTCTGCGCGAGCACCACCTGGAGCCCTTCAAGGCGGCGATCGCGGCCGGGTGCGCGCAAATGATGCCGTACTACGGCCAGCCGGTCGGCACGGACTGGGAAGAGGTCGGCTTCGGCTTCAACAAGGGCGTCATCCAAGGGCTGTTGCGGGACGAGCTGGGCTTCGACGGCATCGTCTGCACGGACTGGGGCCTGCTCACCGACTCCACGATCTTCGGCGAGCCGCACTCCGCGCGTGCCTGGGGCTGCGAGCACCTGACGGTGGCCGAGCGGGCGGCGAAGGCGTTGGAC
Proteins encoded in this window:
- a CDS encoding glycoside hydrolase family 3 protein, coding for MSDTRDTAPAYKDAALPVDVRVEDLLARMTLEEKAGQMFHGMLMMNPDGTPVMETDGSMLPYATPELIEDKKLTHFNLLGTYGAREMAQWHNAVQEMAAATRLGIPVTLSTDPRHSFTDNVGASFNAGAFSAWPEPLGMAAIGDPELVHRFADTVRREYLAVGFRLALHPQIDLATEPRWSRQTGTFGSDAKLTGELAAAYIRGLQGDELGTHSVSAMVKHFPGGGPQKDGEDPHFPHGKEQVYPGGLREHHLEPFKAAIAAGCAQMMPYYGQPVGTDWEEVGFGFNKGVIQGLLRDELGFDGIVCTDWGLLTDSTIFGEPHSARAWGCEHLTVAERAAKALDAGSDQFGGEQCPEVIVELVRSGRILESRIDSSVRRLLREKFVLGLFDAQRYVDPDAAQEIVGAAEFKAAGAAAQRRSLTVLSNDSLLPVSGRPKVYVQNVDASVAGEYAEVVPDPAAADFAILKLRTPYEERPNKFEAFFHSGSLAFDEAELKEILALLDAVPTLVCINLERAAVIPEIASRAAALVADYGASDAALLDVAFGKARPEGRLPFELPSSMAAVHASRPDVPNDTVDPVFAVGHGLQV